The following coding sequences are from one Strix uralensis isolate ZFMK-TIS-50842 chromosome 6, bStrUra1, whole genome shotgun sequence window:
- the DNAJB2 gene encoding dnaJ homolog subfamily B member 2 isoform X2 codes for MVDYYEALGVSRNATADDIKKAYRKAALKWHPDKNPDNKEYAEQRFKEIAEAYEVLSDKQKRDVYDRYGKDGLMGAGPGGSRADAGAPEFTFTFRSAHDVFREFFGGRDPFADFFDEMLPFSELRGPGPRHHGGGHFFSPFPGSSDFFASSFSSGADAGLGFRSVSTSTTFVNGRRITTKRIIENGRERVEVEEDGELKSIHIDGVPDDMALGLELSRREQQAFPSPRPPSPPPPAPHRPPSSSPVCLYTDSEDEDEDLQLAMAYSLSEMEAAGHHQAGVF; via the exons ATGGTGGACTACTACGAAGCGCTGGGGGTGAGCCGCAATGCCACCGCCGACGACATCAAGAAGGC GTACAGGAAGGCCGCGCTGAAATGGCACCCCGATAAAAACCCAGACAACAAGGAGTACGCCGAGCAGAGGTTCAAGGAGATCGCCGAGGCATACGAAGTGCTGTCAGACA AGCAGAAGCGCGATGTCTACGACCGTTACGGCAAGGACGGACTCATGGGGGCAG GACCAGGGGGCTCCAGGGCCGATGCTGGGGCCCCCGAATTCACCTTCACCTTCCGCAGCGCTCACGATGTCTTCCGGGAGTTCTTTGGCGGGCGAGACCCCTTCGCTGACTTCTTTG ATGAGATGCTGCCCTTCTCTGAGCTGCGAGGACCTGGCCCCCGGCACCATGGGGGAGGccacttcttttcccccttcccaggaTCCTCAG ATTTCTTCGCCTCATCCTTCAGCTCCGGCGCTGATGCAGGGCTGGGCTTCCGCTCCGTCTCCACTTCCACCACCTTCGTTAATGGCCGGCGCATCACGACCAAACG gaTTATTGAGAACGGGCGGGAGCGGGTGGAAGTGGAGGAAGACGGGGAGCTGAAGTCGATCCACATCGATG GTGTCCCTGATGACATGGCgctggggctggagctgagccGGCGGGAGCAGCAAGCCTTCCCCAGCCCACGGCCCCCATCgcccccgccgcctgccccaCACCGGCCCCCGAGCTCCTCTCCCGTCTGCCTCTACACGGACAGCGAGGACGAGGACGAGGACTTGCAGCTGGCCATGGCCTACAGCCTCTCTGAGATGGAGGCTGCGGGGCACCACCAAGCAG GTGTGTTCTGA
- the DNAJB2 gene encoding dnaJ homolog subfamily B member 2 isoform X1: protein MVDYYEALGVSRNATADDIKKAYRKAALKWHPDKNPDNKEYAEQRFKEIAEAYEVLSDKQKRDVYDRYGKDGLMGAGPGGSRADAGAPEFTFTFRSAHDVFREFFGGRDPFADFFDEMLPFSELRGPGPRHHGGGHFFSPFPGSSDFFASSFSSGADAGLGFRSVSTSTTFVNGRRITTKRIIENGRERVEVEEDGELKSIHIDGVPDDMALGLELSRREQQAFPSPRPPSPPPPAPHRPPSSSPVCLYTDSEDEDEDLQLAMAYSLSEMEAAGHHQAGGHGPGILPAPGGSPSTPSSARRARGPQGGPERELPGAGSPAAAGHEPAPKTKQWHCPLL from the exons ATGGTGGACTACTACGAAGCGCTGGGGGTGAGCCGCAATGCCACCGCCGACGACATCAAGAAGGC GTACAGGAAGGCCGCGCTGAAATGGCACCCCGATAAAAACCCAGACAACAAGGAGTACGCCGAGCAGAGGTTCAAGGAGATCGCCGAGGCATACGAAGTGCTGTCAGACA AGCAGAAGCGCGATGTCTACGACCGTTACGGCAAGGACGGACTCATGGGGGCAG GACCAGGGGGCTCCAGGGCCGATGCTGGGGCCCCCGAATTCACCTTCACCTTCCGCAGCGCTCACGATGTCTTCCGGGAGTTCTTTGGCGGGCGAGACCCCTTCGCTGACTTCTTTG ATGAGATGCTGCCCTTCTCTGAGCTGCGAGGACCTGGCCCCCGGCACCATGGGGGAGGccacttcttttcccccttcccaggaTCCTCAG ATTTCTTCGCCTCATCCTTCAGCTCCGGCGCTGATGCAGGGCTGGGCTTCCGCTCCGTCTCCACTTCCACCACCTTCGTTAATGGCCGGCGCATCACGACCAAACG gaTTATTGAGAACGGGCGGGAGCGGGTGGAAGTGGAGGAAGACGGGGAGCTGAAGTCGATCCACATCGATG GTGTCCCTGATGACATGGCgctggggctggagctgagccGGCGGGAGCAGCAAGCCTTCCCCAGCCCACGGCCCCCATCgcccccgccgcctgccccaCACCGGCCCCCGAGCTCCTCTCCCGTCTGCCTCTACACGGACAGCGAGGACGAGGACGAGGACTTGCAGCTGGCCATGGCCTACAGCCTCTCTGAGATGGAGGCTGCGGGGCACCACCAAGCAGGTGGGCACGGCCCCGGCATCCTGCCGGCCCcagggggcagccccagcaccccatccTCTGCCCGCAGAGCCCGCGGCCCCCAGGGGGGGCCAGAGCGGGAGCTGCCGGGGGCCGGCAGCCCTGCCGCAGCGGGGCACGAACCTGCCCCCAAAACGAAGCAGTGGCACTGCCCCTTGCTCTGA